A genomic window from Caballeronia sp. SBC1 includes:
- a CDS encoding TetR/AcrR family transcriptional regulator — MTLSTASPAQAAKEKRSRGRPACSEIAGSDALLKSARQAFAKRGFESTSVREIARDSGVDPALISHHFGSKEALWIAVVEQIAQHAAPMIEATGNLRTADLTKRQRVERALAIFIDKVFSEPDVGMFFSTTATERGERLDVLMERLLRPYHGAFVPLLADAIDSGELPPNDPEVLFAMLTNAVSKTVSYSHLLSIFSPLPKDPAKFKQTVLATALSML; from the coding sequence ATGACACTTTCAACCGCAAGCCCGGCGCAAGCCGCCAAGGAGAAACGCTCCCGCGGGCGGCCCGCCTGCAGCGAGATAGCCGGCTCCGACGCGTTGCTCAAAAGCGCGCGGCAGGCGTTCGCCAAGCGCGGGTTCGAGTCGACCAGCGTACGTGAAATCGCGCGAGACTCGGGTGTGGATCCCGCACTCATCTCGCATCACTTTGGTTCGAAAGAGGCGTTGTGGATCGCGGTTGTCGAACAGATCGCGCAGCATGCCGCACCCATGATCGAAGCAACGGGAAACCTACGTACCGCCGATCTGACGAAGCGTCAGCGAGTGGAGCGGGCGCTGGCCATTTTTATCGACAAGGTGTTCAGCGAGCCGGACGTCGGGATGTTTTTCTCGACAACGGCAACCGAGCGGGGCGAGCGGCTGGATGTGCTGATGGAACGTCTTTTGCGCCCTTATCACGGCGCGTTTGTCCCACTTCTCGCCGATGCAATCGATTCAGGCGAACTGCCGCCCAACGACCCGGAGGTACTGTTCGCCATGCTGACCAATGCGGTCAGCAAGACTGTTTCGTATAGTCATCTCCTGTCGATTTTCTCTCCGCTTCCGAAAGACCCTGCGAAGTTCAAGCAGACCGTACTCGCCACCGCGCTCAGCATGCTTTGA
- a CDS encoding ISNCY family transposase, with translation MAATDRITMTMRELDRFKVIQSVVEGLLKPWRAAERLSLTTRQVRRLAARLREQGPPGLISGRCAKPSNHRIDAGLAVRAVAIIRERYADFGPTLACEKLRECHHLKLAKETVRRLMIDAGLWTPRRQRPPKIHQPRNRRSCLGELIQIDGSDHRWFEERAPACTLLVFIDDATSRLMTLHFTATESTFSYFEATRRYIEQHGKPMALYSDKASVFSANHKSTADKGITQFGRALYELNVDTFCANSSQAKGRVERANLTLQDRLVKELRLRGIDTQEAANAYAPHFIADFNNRFGKAPKSDYNAHRPLRDDEDLDSVLTSRASRCVSATLTVQYDRVLYLLDDSPVTRALIHHYLDVYEYPDGRIEIVANGTALTYRQYDRLSDVDQGAEIDNKRLGHILALSRQVQTERDNRRIGAAPSRTNSGEEVRSKMRKSGTRKQRELKQIDLNAMILRTSEIQAAAVGKLPSTEIILNPKPDISI, from the coding sequence ATGGCGGCGACGGACAGAATCACCATGACGATGCGCGAGTTGGACCGGTTCAAAGTGATTCAGTCGGTGGTCGAGGGGCTGCTCAAGCCGTGGCGTGCCGCCGAGCGGCTGTCGTTGACGACGCGTCAGGTTCGACGCCTGGCAGCACGCCTGCGCGAGCAAGGGCCGCCTGGGCTGATCTCGGGCCGCTGTGCCAAGCCGAGCAATCACCGGATCGATGCTGGGCTCGCCGTGCGCGCCGTGGCGATCATCCGTGAGCGGTACGCGGATTTCGGTCCGACGCTCGCCTGCGAGAAACTGCGTGAGTGCCACCACCTGAAGCTGGCCAAGGAGACGGTCAGGCGCTTGATGATCGACGCGGGCTTATGGACGCCGCGCCGACAACGTCCACCCAAGATCCACCAGCCGAGGAACCGGCGTTCGTGCCTGGGCGAGCTGATCCAGATCGACGGCAGCGATCACCGCTGGTTCGAGGAGCGCGCGCCGGCGTGCACGTTGCTGGTGTTTATTGATGACGCCACCAGCCGGCTGATGACGCTGCACTTCACCGCGACCGAGTCGACCTTCAGTTATTTCGAAGCGACGCGACGCTATATCGAGCAGCATGGTAAGCCCATGGCGCTCTACAGCGATAAAGCCAGCGTATTCTCGGCTAATCACAAAAGCACCGCTGACAAGGGAATAACGCAGTTCGGCCGGGCCTTGTACGAACTCAATGTCGACACCTTTTGTGCCAACAGCAGCCAGGCCAAGGGGCGCGTGGAGCGCGCCAATCTGACCTTGCAGGATCGGCTCGTGAAGGAGTTGCGGCTGCGCGGAATCGACACGCAGGAGGCCGCGAATGCTTATGCGCCCCACTTCATCGCGGACTTTAACAACCGGTTTGGCAAGGCTCCGAAGAGCGACTACAACGCTCATAGACCACTGCGCGACGACGAGGACCTGGATTCGGTTTTAACGTCTCGCGCATCGCGCTGCGTGTCGGCCACACTGACCGTGCAATACGATCGGGTGCTCTACCTGCTCGATGATTCGCCCGTGACCCGAGCGCTGATTCATCACTATCTGGACGTATACGAGTACCCGGATGGTCGCATCGAGATCGTGGCCAATGGCACTGCCCTGACCTATCGCCAGTACGATCGGCTCTCGGATGTAGACCAAGGTGCTGAGATCGATAACAAGCGCCTTGGCCACATCCTCGCGCTGTCTCGGCAGGTGCAAACAGAGCGCGACAACCGGCGTATTGGAGCCGCGCCATCACGCACGAATAGCGGCGAAGAAGTCCGGTCGAAGATGCGCAAGAGCGGCACGCGTAAGCAGCGCGAACTCAAGCAAATTGACCTGAACGCGATGATCTTGCGAACCTCTGAAATACAGGCAGCCGCGGTGGGGAAACTGCCTTCTACAGAGATAATTCTCAACCCAAAACCGGACATTTCAATTTAG